One genomic region from Nostoc sphaeroides encodes:
- a CDS encoding helicase-related protein: MPRIFDNIDLQLLPILRETLKISYRADFCVGYFNLRGWRRIDDLIEKYVGSQNACCRLLIGMQSLPSDEVHAAFSFVSGDGRIDNSSIVRFKKRMAAEFRQQLTIGAPTNQDEAGLRRLSHQLKSQKLIIKLFLRHSLHAKLYLVHRNDPNTPTVGFLGSSNLTLPGLAKQGELNVDILDHDACNKLQKWFSDRWQDYGCVDISQELAEIIDQSWARQDLVSPYYIYLKIAYHLSHEAIAGLSEFRIPREFNNLFDFQKAAVQLAARHVTRRGGVLVGDVVGLGKTLVGTALAKILQEDCYLETLIICPKNLVSMWQEYKDNYRLLAEIMPISQVQNKLPTLRRYRVVLIDESHNLRNREGKRYRTIIEYIAANESKCILLSATPYNKSYLDLSAQLRLFVPEDEDLGLRPEALINELGGSSVGELEFIRKHQCSVRSLAAFEKSEHPDDWRELMKRYMVRRTRSFIKENYAHTDETGRKYLEFSDGRRSYFPQRLPRSLKFPLEGSNTDFYARLYSELVVEVINQLNLPRYGLGNYVIAKHKQPPTDTEQRFINSLFRGGRRLMGFSRTNLFKRLESSGVAFIQSIERHILRNFIYLYALEQGLDIPIGTQESELLDTRNNDEDADSVAAALFDTETEEDNFDLTPQPSSIVGKGENSKPLSLQERGFPDYAKSQEKLFRQRAESIYQEYRTRYQRRFKWLRSTLFDIKKLKRDLLEDAKALINVLQQCGEWNPQKDEKLAALIKLLTETHPKDKVLIFTQFADTVRYLEDNLQSSQITHVAGVTGQSKDPTIMTGRFSPVSNGKREQISSSDELRILIATDVLSEGHNLQDCAIIVNWDLPWAIIRLIQRAGRVDRIGQNADKILCYSFLPAEGVERIINLRGRLRKRLQENAEVVGTDEAFFEDDDARVILDLYNEKSGILDGEEDTEVDLTSEAFQIWKKATDSNPGLKKTIEEMENVVYSTRAHTPQPVQPEGVLLYMKTTEGNDSLIYVDRDGNSVTQSQLAVLRVAACEESTPAIPRDKQHHELVNKGAELIAETKPPLIKIGNVSVISLKRKEDKRFIKYKKHGKNLTPIDRVY; the protein is encoded by the coding sequence ATGCCCCGGATTTTTGACAACATAGATTTGCAACTGCTACCGATTTTACGAGAAACCCTCAAAATCTCTTATCGCGCAGACTTTTGCGTTGGCTACTTTAACCTCAGAGGTTGGCGAAGAATTGATGATTTGATTGAAAAGTATGTTGGTAGTCAAAATGCTTGTTGTCGTTTGCTAATTGGGATGCAAAGCTTACCCAGTGATGAAGTTCATGCAGCATTTAGCTTTGTTAGTGGTGATGGACGGATTGACAACAGTAGCATTGTGCGGTTTAAAAAACGTATGGCGGCGGAATTTCGCCAGCAGTTGACTATTGGTGCGCCGACTAATCAAGATGAAGCGGGGTTACGGCGGTTAAGTCATCAGCTAAAAAGTCAAAAACTAATTATTAAACTGTTTTTGCGCCATTCTCTCCACGCTAAGTTATATCTTGTGCATCGCAATGATCCTAACACTCCCACAGTGGGATTCTTGGGTAGTAGTAATTTAACCCTTCCCGGATTGGCGAAACAAGGAGAGTTAAATGTAGATATTTTAGACCACGATGCTTGTAATAAACTGCAAAAGTGGTTTAGCGATCGCTGGCAAGATTACGGTTGTGTAGATATTTCTCAAGAATTAGCTGAAATTATCGATCAGAGTTGGGCTAGGCAAGATTTAGTCTCACCTTACTACATCTACCTGAAGATAGCTTACCACTTATCCCATGAAGCGATCGCAGGACTTTCTGAATTCCGCATCCCCCGCGAATTTAACAACTTATTTGACTTCCAAAAAGCTGCCGTACAGCTAGCGGCACGTCATGTAACAAGGCGTGGCGGCGTATTAGTCGGTGATGTGGTCGGTTTGGGCAAAACTTTAGTTGGAACCGCCTTAGCAAAGATATTACAAGAAGATTGTTATTTAGAAACACTGATTATTTGCCCAAAAAACCTAGTTTCAATGTGGCAAGAATATAAAGATAACTATCGGTTACTTGCCGAAATTATGCCAATTAGTCAAGTACAAAATAAATTACCAACACTCCGGCGTTATCGAGTTGTGTTAATTGATGAAAGTCACAATTTACGGAACCGCGAAGGTAAACGTTATCGAACAATAATAGAATATATTGCAGCTAATGAAAGTAAATGTATTTTATTATCTGCGACTCCTTACAACAAAAGTTATCTTGACCTTTCCGCACAACTGCGGCTATTTGTGCCAGAAGATGAAGATTTGGGATTAAGACCAGAAGCTTTAATTAATGAACTTGGCGGTAGTTCCGTAGGAGAATTAGAGTTTATCAGAAAGCATCAGTGTTCTGTCCGTTCTTTAGCTGCTTTCGAGAAAAGTGAACACCCTGATGATTGGCGAGAATTGATGAAGCGTTACATGGTGCGACGCACTCGCTCTTTTATTAAAGAAAATTATGCCCACACAGATGAAACAGGGCGCAAATATTTAGAATTTTCTGATGGTAGACGTTCTTATTTTCCTCAACGTTTACCTCGGAGTCTCAAGTTTCCTTTAGAAGGTTCTAACACAGACTTTTATGCGCGTCTTTACTCTGAGTTAGTCGTAGAAGTAATTAATCAACTGAATTTACCTCGCTATGGGCTAGGAAATTACGTTATTGCGAAACACAAACAGCCACCTACAGACACCGAACAACGCTTTATTAATAGCTTATTTCGGGGCGGTAGGAGGTTAATGGGTTTTTCTCGCACTAATTTATTTAAACGTTTAGAAAGTAGCGGCGTTGCTTTTATCCAATCAATTGAACGTCATATATTACGGAATTTCATTTATTTATATGCCCTAGAGCAAGGGCTTGATATTCCTATTGGAACTCAAGAATCTGAGTTATTAGATACAAGGAATAATGATGAAGATGCTGATTCTGTAGCAGCAGCTTTGTTTGATACAGAAACCGAAGAAGATAATTTTGACCTAACCCCCCAACCTTCTTCCATAGTAGGGAAGGGAGAGAATTCAAAGCCTCTCTCCTTGCAGGAGAGAGGTTTTCCAGATTATGCGAAAAGTCAAGAAAAACTTTTTCGTCAAAGAGCAGAATCAATTTATCAAGAATATAGAACCCGATATCAACGAAGATTTAAATGGTTGCGTTCTACGCTTTTTGATATTAAAAAACTGAAGCGTGATTTGCTAGAAGATGCCAAAGCACTGATTAATGTGCTGCAACAGTGTGGCGAGTGGAATCCTCAAAAAGATGAAAAACTGGCTGCTTTAATCAAACTGCTAACAGAAACTCACCCCAAGGATAAAGTACTAATTTTCACACAGTTTGCTGATACAGTCCGCTACCTTGAAGATAATTTGCAGTCTAGTCAAATTACTCATGTAGCAGGGGTAACAGGTCAATCTAAAGACCCCACAATAATGACGGGAAGATTTAGCCCTGTGAGTAATGGAAAACGTGAGCAAATTTCATCATCAGATGAGTTGCGTATTTTAATCGCCACCGATGTTTTGAGTGAAGGTCATAATTTGCAAGACTGTGCAATTATCGTCAATTGGGATTTACCTTGGGCAATTATTCGCTTAATTCAACGCGCGGGAAGAGTAGACCGCATTGGACAAAATGCTGATAAAATTCTTTGTTATTCTTTTTTACCAGCCGAGGGAGTAGAACGGATTATTAATTTGCGGGGACGACTCCGCAAACGACTGCAAGAAAATGCGGAAGTGGTGGGAACTGATGAAGCTTTTTTTGAAGATGATGATGCACGGGTAATTCTCGACCTCTACAACGAGAAATCTGGAATTTTAGATGGTGAAGAAGATACAGAAGTTGATTTGACTTCAGAAGCATTTCAAATTTGGAAAAAAGCCACAGATAGTAATCCTGGCTTGAAAAAAACGATAGAAGAAATGGAAAATGTAGTTTATTCTACCCGCGCCCATACTCCGCAACCTGTGCAACCAGAGGGAGTATTGCTTTATATGAAAACCACAGAAGGGAATGATTCTTTAATTTATGTTGACCGCGATGGAAATAGCGTTACTCAATCACAATTAGCAGTGCTTCGGGTGGCGGCGTGTGAAGAATCTACCCCAGCGATACCGAGAGATAAACAACATCACGAGTTAGTAAATAAGGGTGCTGAATTGATTGCTGAAACAAAGCCGCCGCTTATAAAAATCGGTAATGTTTCAGTAATATCTCTCAAGCGCAAGGAAGATAAAAGATTTATAAAGTATAAAAAGCATGGTAAAAATTTAACTCCTATAGATAGGGTTTATTAA
- a CDS encoding Eco57I restriction-modification methylase domain-containing protein yields MLLNFQRTRDLLSNFQFSNLFIEELGWSKPSRQKPVTLKFDNKTYQYQKIAELSGVAIFEVTAADGNIPEAKVRVAIHQEITKLIAENLLIFVTEERTRSLWYWVKREGSKTFVRDHLYVKGQPGDLFLSKLGSLVIDITELEHGEPTVVEIAYKLQRGFDVEPVTKKFYKEFQEQHQKFLLFVKGIDNEIDRRWYTSVILNRLMFVYFLQRKGFIDNKDLNYLQNKLEQSKQKAENHFYGEFLKALFFESFAKPEFERDLSVQELVGKVKYLNGGLFLKHHIEEKYQISIVDEAFEQVLDLFARYSWNLDDTPEGKDDEINPDVLGYIFEKYINQKAFGAYYTRPQITEYLCDRTIHKLIVDRVNDALCFDFAQHKSDKYKSFEDINELLIKLDTNVCRLLMDDILPNLSILDPACGSGAFLVAAMKTLIQVYSAVFGTIKLMGDDNLKKKLENIEHLHPSLPYFIKKRIVSDNLYGIDIMEEATEIAKLRLFLALVSSANDVEELEPLPNIDFNIMAGNSLIGLIKVDDTAFDAVGNSLQGNLLQSLAADNYKQILEEKNKSVELYKKHAFLPKELTDTDTPQDTRLIHLRKNIEQLNKKSQEKLNLLLLDEFSKRLGIKYEEVQLTGKSQKRVLKVEDIAALKPFHWGYHFNEVLERGGFDAIITNPPWEIFKPQAKEFFAQHNELVTKNKMDIKDFEKEQNKLLQNPIIASTWLEYQSQYPYVSAYYRSSEQYKNQISVVNGKKAGTDINLYKLFTEQCFNLLRSGGECGIVIPSGIYTDLGTKQLREMLFSQTKVTGLFCLENRKEVFEGVHRSFKFVVLTFLKGSTTTEFPSAFMRHDVQELQRFPSDDSLHINVDMVRQLSPDSLSVMEFKNQVDIRIAEKMLKFPLLGEKIQGKWNLILCNEFHMTNDSHLFYQDYKPGRLPLFTGKLFNQFEQTGEKPLYWIDEKEGRKALIGRTEDVGQLMNYQGYRWVHRRIARNTDSRTLICYITPKNVFTEVNSTTLKVIESGISNQQMLFLCAINNSFTLDWMIRQKVTTTLNMFYIYQLPIPRLTKNDRNFNDIVQRAAKLICTTPEFDELAQEVGLGSHQQGVTDEAERAKLRAELDGIVAHLYGLTEDEFSYILTTFPIVNATVKEAALSAYRNFVPMFANSKIELTQK; encoded by the coding sequence ATGTTGCTTAATTTTCAACGAACCCGCGATTTACTTTCTAACTTTCAATTTAGTAATTTGTTTATAGAAGAATTAGGTTGGTCTAAACCTTCTAGACAAAAACCTGTAACCTTAAAATTTGATAACAAAACCTATCAATACCAAAAAATTGCTGAACTTTCAGGTGTTGCAATCTTTGAAGTCACCGCAGCAGATGGGAACATACCAGAAGCTAAAGTTAGAGTTGCTATTCATCAAGAAATTACTAAACTTATAGCTGAAAATCTACTCATCTTTGTTACGGAAGAACGCACACGGAGTCTTTGGTATTGGGTAAAAAGAGAAGGAAGTAAAACTTTCGTTCGTGACCATTTATATGTGAAGGGTCAACCCGGAGACTTATTTTTAAGCAAGCTTGGTTCTTTAGTCATTGATATTACTGAATTAGAACATGGGGAACCGACTGTTGTCGAAATTGCTTATAAGTTACAACGCGGTTTCGATGTTGAACCAGTAACCAAGAAGTTTTACAAGGAATTTCAAGAGCAACACCAGAAGTTTTTGCTGTTTGTGAAAGGAATTGATAATGAGATAGATAGACGTTGGTATACATCGGTAATTCTGAATCGCCTGATGTTTGTTTATTTTCTCCAGCGTAAGGGTTTTATTGATAACAAAGATTTAAATTATCTGCAAAATAAGCTTGAACAAAGTAAACAAAAAGCTGAAAATCATTTTTATGGTGAATTTCTCAAGGCTTTGTTTTTTGAAAGCTTTGCTAAACCTGAGTTTGAACGCGATTTATCTGTACAAGAATTGGTAGGTAAGGTTAAATACCTCAATGGTGGTCTATTTCTCAAACATCATATTGAAGAGAAATATCAGATTTCTATAGTTGATGAGGCGTTTGAACAAGTTCTAGATTTATTTGCGCGTTATTCTTGGAATTTAGATGATACGCCGGAAGGGAAAGACGATGAGATAAATCCTGATGTTTTAGGATATATTTTCGAGAAATATATTAATCAAAAAGCTTTTGGAGCGTATTATACTAGACCGCAAATTACAGAATATCTCTGTGATAGAACTATCCACAAGTTAATTGTAGACCGCGTAAATGATGCGCTGTGTTTCGACTTCGCTCAACACAAGTCTGATAAATATAAGTCTTTTGAGGATATTAACGAACTTCTGATTAAGCTGGATACAAATGTTTGTCGTCTACTAATGGATGATATTCTTCCTAATTTATCAATTCTTGACCCAGCTTGTGGTTCTGGCGCTTTTCTTGTGGCAGCGATGAAGACGCTCATCCAAGTTTACAGCGCGGTTTTCGGTACAATTAAATTGATGGGTGATGATAATCTCAAAAAGAAACTTGAAAATATAGAACATTTACATCCTTCACTACCTTATTTTATCAAAAAGCGGATTGTTTCTGATAACCTCTATGGTATAGACATTATGGAGGAAGCAACAGAAATTGCGAAACTGCGTCTTTTCTTAGCTTTGGTTTCTTCTGCTAATGATGTGGAAGAGTTAGAGCCTTTGCCGAATATTGATTTTAATATTATGGCGGGTAATTCGCTGATTGGTTTAATTAAAGTTGATGATACTGCTTTTGATGCGGTGGGGAATTCTCTACAAGGAAATCTATTACAGTCTTTAGCCGCAGATAATTATAAGCAGATTTTAGAAGAAAAGAATAAATCTGTTGAGTTGTACAAAAAACACGCTTTTTTACCGAAAGAATTAACCGATACAGATACACCTCAAGATACTCGATTGATACACCTCCGCAAAAATATTGAACAACTCAACAAAAAATCGCAAGAAAAGTTAAATCTTTTGCTGTTGGATGAGTTTAGTAAGCGTTTGGGTATCAAGTATGAAGAAGTTCAGTTAACTGGAAAATCACAGAAGCGGGTTTTGAAGGTTGAGGATATTGCAGCTTTAAAGCCGTTTCACTGGGGTTATCATTTTAATGAGGTTTTAGAACGCGGTGGTTTTGATGCGATTATCACTAATCCGCCGTGGGAAATATTTAAGCCACAGGCGAAAGAGTTCTTTGCACAGCATAATGAACTGGTGACGAAGAACAAAATGGATATTAAGGATTTTGAGAAAGAACAGAATAAATTATTACAAAATCCCATAATTGCAAGTACTTGGTTAGAATATCAAAGTCAATATCCTTATGTGAGTGCTTATTATCGTTCATCTGAACAGTATAAAAATCAGATTTCTGTTGTAAATGGTAAAAAAGCAGGTACGGATATTAATCTCTATAAGCTGTTTACAGAACAGTGTTTTAATCTTTTGCGTTCAGGCGGTGAGTGCGGAATTGTAATTCCTAGTGGGATTTACACTGATTTGGGGACTAAGCAATTGCGGGAGATGTTGTTTAGTCAAACTAAAGTTACTGGTTTATTTTGTCTTGAGAACCGTAAGGAAGTTTTTGAAGGGGTTCATCGCAGTTTTAAGTTTGTTGTCCTTACTTTTCTTAAAGGTAGTACAACAACAGAATTTCCATCTGCTTTCATGCGTCATGATGTGCAGGAACTTCAAAGATTCCCTAGTGATGATAGCTTGCATATTAACGTTGATATGGTGCGTCAACTCTCGCCAGATTCTTTATCTGTGATGGAGTTTAAGAATCAAGTAGATATCCGCATAGCTGAGAAAATGCTTAAGTTCCCTTTGCTGGGTGAAAAGATTCAAGGTAAATGGAATTTAATTCTTTGTAATGAGTTTCACATGACTAATGATAGTCACTTATTCTATCAAGATTACAAACCAGGAAGGCTACCACTTTTTACAGGGAAGTTATTTAACCAATTTGAGCAAACAGGAGAAAAACCTCTTTATTGGATTGATGAAAAAGAAGGTAGAAAAGCTCTTATTGGTCGTACTGAAGATGTAGGGCAGTTGATGAACTATCAAGGATATCGCTGGGTGCATCGGCGCATTGCTCGTAACACTGATTCACGAACACTAATTTGTTATATAACGCCAAAAAATGTGTTTACTGAGGTTAACAGTACTACACTTAAAGTTATTGAAAGTGGAATTTCTAATCAACAAATGCTGTTTCTTTGTGCTATTAATAATAGCTTTACGCTTGATTGGATGATACGTCAAAAGGTAACTACAACCCTTAATATGTTCTATATTTACCAATTACCCATACCCCGTTTAACAAAAAACGATCGCAACTTCAACGATATTGTACAACGCGCCGCCAAACTCATCTGCACCACACCAGAATTTGACGAACTCGCGCAAGAAGTCGGTTTAGGTTCCCATCAACAAGGCGTTACCGATGAAGCAGAACGCGCTAAATTACGCGCCGAACTCGATGGAATAGTAGCACATCTTTACGGCTTAACCGAAGATGAATTTAGCTACATCCTTACTACTTTTCCGATTGTGAATGCAACAGTTAAAGAAGCAGCATTGTCAGCTTATCGTAACTTTGTGCCAATGTTTGCAAACTCAAAAATAGAACTTACGCAAAAGTAG
- a CDS encoding NAD(P)H-quinone oxidoreductase subunit H: MTRLETRTEPMVLNMGPHHPSMHGVLRLIMTLDGEDVVDCEPVIGYLHRGMEKIAENRTNVMYVPYVSRWDYAAGMFNEAVTVNAPEKLAGVAVPKRASYIRVIMLELNRIANHLLWFGPFLADVGAQTPFFYQFREREMIYDLWEAATGYRMVNNNYFRIGGVAADLPYGWVDKCVEFCDYLLPKIDEYERLVTDNPIFRRRVEGLGTITREEAINWGLSGPMLRASGVQWDLRKVDHYECYDDFDWDVQWETAGDCFARYVVRMREMRESVKIIRQAIKGLPGGPYENLEAKRLAAGKKSEWDAFDYQFIGKKVSPTFKMPKGEIYARVESGKGELGIYLVGDDNVFPARWKIRAADFNNLQIVPHLLRGMKVADIVVILGSVDVIMGSVDR; this comes from the coding sequence ATGACCAGACTAGAAACCCGCACTGAACCAATGGTGCTAAACATGGGGCCACACCACCCCTCAATGCACGGGGTTCTGCGGCTAATCATGACTCTGGATGGCGAGGATGTCGTTGACTGTGAACCAGTTATCGGCTATTTGCACCGGGGAATGGAAAAAATCGCCGAGAACCGTACTAATGTAATGTACGTTCCTTACGTTAGTCGCTGGGACTACGCGGCGGGAATGTTCAACGAAGCCGTTACTGTTAACGCCCCAGAAAAACTTGCAGGTGTTGCTGTCCCCAAACGCGCTAGCTACATCCGCGTCATCATGCTGGAGTTGAACCGTATTGCTAACCACTTGCTATGGTTTGGCCCCTTTTTAGCTGACGTAGGCGCACAAACTCCCTTCTTCTACCAATTCCGCGAACGGGAGATGATTTATGATTTGTGGGAAGCCGCTACAGGTTATCGGATGGTGAATAACAACTACTTCCGCATTGGTGGAGTAGCAGCCGATTTACCTTACGGTTGGGTAGATAAGTGTGTCGAATTCTGCGACTACTTATTACCTAAAATTGATGAGTACGAACGCTTGGTAACAGATAACCCCATCTTCCGGCGACGTGTTGAGGGTCTTGGTACTATCACCCGTGAAGAAGCAATTAACTGGGGACTTTCTGGCCCCATGTTACGCGCTTCTGGCGTGCAATGGGATTTGCGGAAAGTTGACCATTACGAATGCTACGACGATTTCGACTGGGATGTGCAGTGGGAAACCGCCGGTGATTGCTTTGCCCGTTACGTAGTGCGGATGCGGGAAATGCGCGAATCTGTGAAGATTATTCGCCAAGCAATTAAGGGACTTCCTGGCGGCCCTTACGAAAATCTGGAAGCGAAGCGTTTAGCCGCAGGTAAAAAATCCGAGTGGGACGCATTTGATTATCAATTCATCGGTAAAAAAGTTTCTCCCACTTTCAAGATGCCGAAGGGTGAAATCTACGCCCGTGTAGAAAGTGGCAAAGGTGAATTGGGAATTTATTTGGTTGGCGATGATAATGTCTTCCCTGCAAGATGGAAGATTCGCGCCGCAGATTTCAACAACCTTCAGATTGTCCCACATTTACTGCGCGGCATGAAGGTTGCAGATATTGTGGTGATTCTCGGTAGCGTTGACGTAATTATGGGGTCTGTAGATAGGTAG